In the genome of Gemmatimonadota bacterium, one region contains:
- the rplV gene encoding 50S ribosomal protein L22, whose protein sequence is MRGYAIQRSVRQSPRKMRLVMDLIRGKNVNEAYGILQFNKKLAAKQIAKTLKSAVANAEQHAQNANEAFDIDLLLVVDAQVDMGAPLKRFAAAAQGRATPIRKRTSHVKITVAAKGAK, encoded by the coding sequence ATGCGTGGATATGCAATTCAGCGGTCGGTCCGTCAGTCGCCGCGCAAGATGCGCCTGGTGATGGACCTGATTCGCGGCAAGAACGTGAACGAGGCCTACGGGATCCTCCAGTTCAACAAGAAGCTGGCGGCGAAGCAGATCGCGAAGACGCTGAAGTCGGCGGTCGCGAATGCGGAGCAGCACGCGCAGAACGCCAATGAAGCCTTCGACATCGACCTGTTGCTGGTCGTCGATGCGCAGGTCGACATGGGCGCGCCGCTCAAGCGGTTCGCGGCGGCGGCACAGGGCCGCGCGACGCCGATCCGGAAGCGTACCAGCCATGTGAAGATCACCGTGGCAGCGAAGGGGGCGAAGTAA
- the rpsS gene encoding 30S ribosomal protein S19, producing MARSVRKGPFVQQSLLDKLTKMNDKNEKKVVKTWSRASTILPEFVGHTFAVHNGNKFVPVYVSENMVGHKLGEFAPTRLFRGHSGKLVADKKAKA from the coding sequence ATGGCACGCAGCGTTCGGAAGGGACCGTTCGTTCAGCAGTCGCTGTTGGACAAGCTGACGAAGATGAACGACAAGAACGAGAAGAAGGTCGTCAAGACCTGGAGCCGGGCGAGCACGATTCTCCCGGAATTCGTCGGCCACACTTTCGCCGTGCACAACGGGAACAAGTTCGTTCCGGTGTACGTGTCGGAAAACATGGTCGGTCACAAGCTCGGGGAATTCGCCCCGACCCGCCTGTTCCGTGGCCACAGCGGCAAGCTGGTCGCGGACAAGAAGGCGAAGGCCTGA
- the rplB gene encoding 50S ribosomal protein L2, with product MSIRQFRPITAGTRFRSISGFDEITRTTPEKSLVEALPKTGGRNNQGHVTSRHRGGGHKRQYRRIDFKREKFGIPARVAEIEYDPNRTARIALLVYADGEKRYILHPEGLKQGDTVVSGPGSDVRVGNALPLAEMPLGTMIHNIELKIGKGGAMARSAGQGAQVVAREDDYVTLRLKSSEMRLVHKRCLATVGEVGNGEHELLSVGKAGKSRWLGKRPHVRGVAMNPVDHPLGGGEGKTSGGRPPVSPWGKPEGTKTRKRKKNSNRLIVRGRKRGKATK from the coding sequence ATGAGCATTCGTCAATTTCGCCCGATCACTGCGGGCACGCGGTTCCGTTCGATCTCGGGTTTCGACGAGATCACCCGGACCACGCCGGAGAAGTCGCTGGTCGAAGCGCTGCCCAAGACGGGTGGCCGCAACAACCAGGGTCACGTCACGTCGCGGCATCGCGGCGGTGGCCACAAGCGGCAGTACCGGCGCATCGATTTCAAGCGCGAGAAGTTCGGGATCCCGGCGCGTGTGGCCGAGATCGAGTACGATCCGAACCGCACTGCGCGCATCGCGCTGCTGGTGTACGCCGACGGCGAGAAGCGCTACATCCTGCACCCGGAAGGGTTGAAGCAGGGTGACACGGTGGTCAGCGGTCCGGGCAGCGACGTGCGCGTGGGCAATGCGCTCCCGCTGGCCGAGATGCCGCTGGGTACCATGATCCACAACATCGAGCTCAAGATCGGCAAGGGTGGCGCGATGGCGCGCTCGGCCGGCCAGGGCGCGCAGGTCGTGGCGCGTGAAGATGACTACGTCACGCTGCGCCTGAAGTCGTCGGAAATGCGCCTGGTGCACAAGCGCTGCCTGGCGACGGTGGGCGAGGTCGGCAATGGCGAGCACGAGTTGCTCTCGGTCGGCAAGGCCGGCAAGAGCCGCTGGCTCGGGAAGCGTCCGCATGTCCGCGGCGTCGCGATGAATCCGGTCGACCACCCGCTGGGCGGTGGTGAAGGCAAGACCTCGGGCGGTCGTCCGCCGGTCTCGCCGTGGGGCAAGCCGGAAGGCACCAAGACGCGGAAGCGGAAGAAGAATTCCAATCGACTCATCGTGCGCGGCCGCAAGCGCGGGAAGGCGACCAAATAA
- the rplW gene encoding 50S ribosomal protein L23: MADLHKIVVRPMITEKSSAAWQDRQEYVFEVHPDATKGQIREALQKHFGVTVTSVRTMQMRRNAIARGKTRGVTPRWKKAIVTLKDGDSLAVFEA, from the coding sequence ATGGCCGACCTGCACAAGATCGTGGTCCGCCCGATGATCACCGAGAAGAGCTCTGCGGCGTGGCAGGATCGCCAGGAGTACGTCTTCGAGGTGCATCCGGACGCCACGAAGGGCCAGATCCGCGAAGCGCTCCAGAAGCACTTCGGCGTTACCGTGACGAGCGTCCGCACCATGCAGATGCGCCGCAACGCGATCGCCCGTGGCAAGACGCGCGGTGTGACGCCTCGCTGGAAGAAGGCGATCGTGACCCTGAAGGACGGCGATTCGCTTGCCGTGTTCGAGGCCTAG
- the rplD gene encoding 50S ribosomal protein L4 — protein sequence MINAPHYSSAGVKQAQAFELPTALFDGIVNEDVLHLSVKSFLNNQRQGTAAVKTRAQVSGGNQKPWKQKGTGRARAGTTRAPHWRGGGVAFGPIPRSYRNDLPKKVRQLARRSALNARAREGMLHVVEAFSLSAPKTQTLLGLLEKLSLEGVKTLILTAGNKPAVHLSARNVPHLAVLPFSDASAYDILHADALVIESGALGADVAVEEAEAKPVAKKAKAAPRAKKVATAAAAAPKAKRAAKPKKETE from the coding sequence ATGATTAATGCTCCGCACTACTCCAGCGCTGGCGTGAAGCAGGCGCAGGCGTTCGAGCTGCCGACGGCGCTGTTCGATGGCATCGTCAACGAGGACGTGCTCCACCTCTCGGTGAAGTCGTTCCTGAACAACCAGCGCCAGGGCACGGCCGCCGTGAAGACGCGCGCGCAGGTGTCCGGTGGCAACCAGAAACCGTGGAAGCAGAAGGGCACCGGCCGGGCTCGTGCCGGCACCACCCGTGCGCCGCACTGGCGTGGCGGTGGCGTGGCCTTCGGCCCGATCCCGCGCAGCTACCGCAATGACCTGCCGAAGAAGGTGCGCCAGCTGGCGCGTCGCTCGGCGCTCAATGCCCGGGCGCGCGAAGGGATGCTGCACGTGGTCGAGGCGTTCTCGCTGAGCGCCCCGAAGACGCAGACGCTCCTCGGCCTGCTGGAGAAGCTCTCGCTCGAAGGCGTCAAGACGCTGATCCTCACGGCGGGCAACAAGCCGGCAGTGCATCTCAGCGCTCGTAACGTGCCGCACCTCGCGGTGCTGCCGTTCTCGGACGCGTCGGCCTACGACATCCTCCACGCCGATGCGCTCGTGATCGAGAGCGGCGCGCTGGGTGCCGATGTGGCGGTCGAGGAGGCCGAGGCGAAGCCGGTGGCGAAGAAGGCCAAGGCGGCGCCGCGTGCCAAGAAGGTCGCGACCGCTGCCGCTGCCGCGCCGAAGGCCAAGCGCGCTGCGAAGCCCAAGAAGGAGACCGAATAA
- the rplC gene encoding 50S ribosomal protein L3, whose translation MATGIIGRKLGMTRVFAEDGTAVPVTVIEAGPCHVLQVSASQSQLGWGEKKAQRATAAEVGHAKASGLTYAPQIVRSFPAGETALERGAKVTVEMFAAGELVKVTGTTKGRGFQGVVHRYGFGGGPASHGNTRHRKPGSISPGTDPSRVIKGKKMPGHMGAERHTEMGLTIVRVDAERNLLFVRGAVPGSKNGIVTVAKQGGKSRHD comes from the coding sequence ATGGCTACGGGAATCATTGGCCGGAAGCTCGGCATGACGCGGGTGTTCGCCGAAGACGGCACTGCGGTGCCGGTCACGGTGATCGAGGCTGGACCGTGCCACGTGCTGCAGGTGAGCGCGTCGCAGTCGCAGCTCGGATGGGGCGAGAAGAAGGCGCAGCGCGCCACGGCGGCCGAAGTCGGTCACGCCAAGGCGTCGGGCCTGACCTACGCCCCGCAGATCGTGCGCTCGTTCCCTGCTGGGGAGACGGCGCTGGAGCGTGGCGCGAAGGTCACGGTCGAAATGTTCGCAGCGGGCGAGCTCGTGAAGGTCACCGGCACCACCAAGGGCCGGGGCTTCCAGGGCGTCGTGCACCGCTACGGTTTCGGCGGTGGTCCGGCTTCGCACGGTAACACGCGGCACCGGAAGCCGGGTTCCATCTCCCCGGGTACCGATCCGTCGCGCGTCATCAAGGGCAAGAAGATGCCGGGCCACATGGGTGCCGAGCGTCATACTGAAATGGGCCTGACCATCGTGCGGGTCGACGCCGAGCGGAATCTGCTCTTCGTTCGTGGCGCTGTGCCGGGCTCGAAGAACGGCATCGTGACCGTTGCGAAGCAGGGAGGAAAGAGCCGCCATGATTAA
- the rpsJ gene encoding 30S ribosomal protein S10: MMAGKIRIRLKAFDHVVLDQAAADIVRTAEKTGAQVSGPIPLPVKMERWTVLRSPHVDKKSREQFELRTHKRLLDIHDSRPQTMDALTKLDLPAGVDVEIKVD; encoded by the coding sequence GTGATGGCTGGAAAAATCCGGATCCGCCTGAAGGCGTTCGACCACGTGGTGCTGGATCAGGCCGCGGCGGATATCGTGCGCACGGCGGAAAAGACCGGCGCCCAGGTATCGGGCCCGATTCCGCTGCCCGTGAAGATGGAGCGCTGGACCGTGCTGCGGTCCCCGCACGTCGACAAGAAGAGCCGTGAACAGTTCGAGCTGCGGACGCACAAGCGTCTGCTCGACATTCACGACTCCCGTCCCCAGACGATGGATGCGCTGACGAAGCTGGATCTCCCAGCCGGCGTAGACGTCGAGATCAAGGTCGATTGA
- the tuf gene encoding elongation factor Tu — translation MAKAKFDRTKPHVNVGTIGHVDHGKTTTTAALTKVSADRGWGTKYISYDEVAKASASQGRRDATKILTIATSHVEYETKNRHYAHVDCPGHADYVKNMITGAAQMDGAILVVSAVDGPMPQTREHILLARQVNVPKVVVFLNKCDLVDDAELLDLVELEVRELLSQYQFDGDDAPVIRGSAIKAIEGDPVWVAKIDELYDALDTYIPEPVRETDKPFLMPVEDVFSITGRGTVATGRIERGRVKVQEEVQLVGFGAEKKVIVTGVEMFRKLLDEGVAGDNVGLLLRGVEKAEIERGMVLAKPGSVKPHTQFEAEVYVLGKDEGGRHTPFFKGYRPQFYFRTTDVTGACELPAGVEMVMPGDNIQMTIELIIPVAMDEGLRFAIREGGRTVGAGVVTKILK, via the coding sequence ATGGCCAAGGCGAAATTCGACCGGACCAAGCCGCACGTGAACGTTGGCACGATTGGCCACGTTGACCACGGCAAGACGACGACGACGGCCGCGCTGACGAAGGTGTCGGCCGATCGCGGCTGGGGCACCAAGTACATCTCGTACGACGAAGTGGCGAAGGCCTCGGCGTCGCAGGGGCGTCGCGATGCGACGAAGATCCTGACGATCGCGACCTCGCACGTCGAGTACGAGACGAAGAATCGCCACTACGCGCACGTCGACTGCCCGGGCCACGCCGACTACGTGAAGAACATGATCACGGGTGCCGCGCAGATGGACGGCGCGATCCTCGTGGTGAGCGCGGTCGACGGCCCGATGCCGCAGACCCGTGAGCACATCCTCCTCGCGCGCCAGGTCAACGTGCCGAAGGTGGTGGTGTTCCTGAACAAGTGCGACCTGGTCGACGACGCCGAGCTGCTGGACCTGGTCGAGCTCGAAGTGCGGGAGCTGCTGAGCCAGTACCAGTTCGATGGCGACGATGCGCCGGTGATCCGGGGCTCGGCCATCAAGGCGATCGAGGGCGACCCGGTGTGGGTGGCCAAGATCGACGAGCTGTACGACGCCCTGGATACCTACATCCCGGAGCCGGTGCGCGAGACCGACAAGCCGTTCCTGATGCCGGTCGAGGATGTCTTCTCGATCACGGGTCGTGGCACGGTGGCGACGGGGCGTATCGAGCGTGGCCGCGTGAAGGTGCAGGAAGAAGTGCAGCTGGTCGGCTTCGGCGCCGAGAAGAAGGTCATTGTCACGGGCGTCGAAATGTTCCGCAAGCTGCTGGATGAGGGTGTCGCGGGCGACAACGTCGGCCTGCTGCTGCGCGGCGTGGAAAAGGCGGAAATCGAGCGCGGGATGGTGCTGGCGAAGCCGGGGTCGGTGAAGCCGCACACCCAGTTCGAGGCCGAGGTCTACGTGCTGGGCAAGGATGAAGGCGGCCGTCACACGCCGTTCTTCAAGGGCTACCGGCCGCAGTTCTACTTCCGCACCACGGACGTGACGGGCGCGTGCGAGTTGCCGGCGGGCGTGGAGATGGTGATGCCGGGCGACAACATCCAGATGACGATCGAACTGATCATCCCGGTGGCGATGGACGAGGGGCTGCGGTTCGCGATCCGCGAAGGCGGCCGCACAGTCGGCGCCGGCGTCGTCACGAAGATCCTGAAGTAG
- the fusA gene encoding elongation factor G, translated as MARHTSLELYRNIGIMAHIDAGKTTTTERILYYTGKSHKIGEVHDGAATMDWMEQEQERGITITSAATTCFWTRHGESDSQGTGAEHRINIIDTPGHVDFTVEVERSLRVLDGAVALLDAVAGVEPQTETVWKQADRYGVPRMIFANKMDRVGANFERCLAMIKDRLSRRAFALQLPVGSGETFTGHIDVLTLRQYIFDDSTMGKKFKVVDCPPEFLEAAKLARHEAIEAAVEFDDELMEKYLGGETLNIDEIHRAIRKATMAMQFVPVLCGASFKNKGVQALLDCVIDYMPSPMDIPAIVGHDLHDETKVIERHPSDDEPFAALAFKIATDPFVGRLTFFRVYSGKLEAGSYVYNASKDKRERTSRLLQMHANKREEISEVLAGDIGAAIGLKETRTGDTLCDPENPVILIRMKFPEPVIDVAIEPKSKADQDKLAIAMQKLAEEDPTFRVRTDPETSQTIIAGMGELHLEILVDRMRREFKVEANVGRPQVAFRETITKRVDDVEGKFIRQSGGKGQYGHVVINIMPGEQGTGFTFEDKIVGGTVPREFIKPAEAGMREALENGILAGYPMVDVKAQLVFGSYHDVDSSEMAFKIAGSMAIKEAARQAGPVILEPIMDVEVVCPEDFLGAVIGDLSSRRGKVGGMNQRGESQVVTAMVPLAEMFGYSTTLRSATQGRAVYTMQFHHYEEVPKAVAEQIITKNAAAK; from the coding sequence ATGGCGCGTCACACATCGCTCGAACTGTACCGGAACATCGGCATCATGGCCCACATTGATGCCGGTAAGACGACTACGACCGAGCGGATCCTGTACTACACGGGCAAGAGCCACAAGATTGGCGAAGTCCACGATGGCGCGGCCACGATGGACTGGATGGAGCAGGAGCAGGAGCGCGGCATCACGATTACGTCGGCCGCGACCACGTGCTTCTGGACCCGCCATGGCGAGAGCGATTCCCAGGGTACCGGCGCCGAGCATCGCATCAACATCATCGACACCCCGGGCCACGTCGACTTCACCGTCGAAGTGGAACGGTCGCTGCGCGTGCTCGACGGCGCGGTCGCGCTCCTCGATGCCGTCGCCGGCGTCGAGCCGCAGACCGAGACCGTCTGGAAGCAGGCCGACCGCTACGGCGTGCCGCGGATGATCTTCGCGAACAAGATGGACCGCGTCGGCGCGAATTTCGAGCGCTGCCTGGCGATGATCAAGGACCGCCTCAGCCGCCGCGCCTTCGCGCTGCAGCTCCCGGTCGGCTCCGGCGAGACCTTCACCGGTCACATCGACGTGCTCACCCTCCGTCAGTACATCTTCGATGACTCGACGATGGGGAAGAAGTTCAAGGTCGTCGACTGCCCGCCCGAGTTCCTCGAGGCCGCCAAGCTGGCGCGTCACGAGGCCATCGAGGCCGCGGTCGAGTTCGACGACGAGCTGATGGAGAAGTACCTCGGCGGCGAGACGCTCAACATCGACGAGATTCACCGCGCGATCCGCAAGGCCACGATGGCCATGCAGTTCGTCCCGGTCCTCTGCGGCGCCTCGTTCAAGAACAAGGGCGTGCAGGCACTGCTCGATTGCGTCATCGACTACATGCCGTCGCCGATGGACATCCCGGCGATCGTCGGCCACGACCTGCACGACGAGACCAAGGTCATCGAGCGGCATCCGTCCGACGATGAGCCGTTCGCCGCGCTCGCCTTCAAGATCGCGACCGACCCGTTCGTCGGCCGCCTGACGTTCTTCCGCGTCTACTCGGGCAAGCTCGAGGCCGGCAGCTACGTCTACAATGCGAGCAAGGACAAGCGTGAGCGCACGTCGCGCCTGCTCCAGATGCACGCGAACAAGCGCGAAGAAATCAGCGAAGTGCTCGCCGGCGACATCGGCGCAGCGATCGGCCTCAAGGAAACCCGCACTGGCGATACCCTGTGCGATCCGGAGAATCCGGTCATCCTGATCCGGATGAAGTTCCCGGAGCCGGTCATCGACGTGGCCATCGAGCCGAAGTCGAAGGCCGACCAGGACAAGCTCGCGATCGCGATGCAGAAGCTGGCCGAGGAAGATCCGACGTTCCGCGTGCGGACCGACCCGGAGACCTCGCAGACGATCATCGCCGGCATGGGCGAGTTGCACCTGGAAATCCTGGTCGACCGCATGCGCCGCGAGTTCAAGGTCGAGGCCAATGTCGGTCGTCCGCAGGTCGCGTTCCGCGAGACGATCACCAAGCGCGTCGATGATGTCGAAGGGAAGTTCATCCGGCAGTCGGGCGGCAAGGGTCAGTACGGCCACGTCGTCATCAACATCATGCCGGGCGAGCAGGGCACGGGCTTCACCTTCGAGGACAAGATCGTCGGCGGCACCGTCCCGCGCGAATTCATCAAGCCGGCCGAGGCCGGTATGCGTGAAGCGCTCGAGAACGGCATCCTGGCCGGCTATCCGATGGTCGACGTGAAGGCGCAGCTGGTCTTCGGTTCGTACCACGATGTCGACTCGTCGGAAATGGCATTCAAGATTGCCGGCTCGATGGCCATCAAGGAGGCGGCGCGTCAGGCCGGCCCCGTGATCCTCGAACCGATCATGGACGTCGAAGTGGTCTGCCCGGAAGACTTCCTCGGGGCAGTCATCGGCGATCTGTCGTCGCGTCGCGGCAAGGTTGGCGGCATGAACCAGCGCGGTGAGTCGCAGGTCGTGACGGCGATGGTGCCGCTGGCCGAAATGTTCGGCTATTCGACCACGCTGCGCAGCGCCACCCAGGGTCGCGCCGTGTACACGATGCAGTTCCATCATTACGAAGAAGTGCCGAAGGCTGTCGCCGAGCAGATCATCACGAAGAACGCGGCGGCGAAGTAA
- the rpsG gene encoding 30S ribosomal protein S7, with protein MSRRNSAVKRTVPPDPRYDSQTVSKFVSNLMNDGKKSLAEGIFYKAMDMIEERTGQPGVAVFKQAVNNTKPAVEVKSRRVGGASLQVPVEVRPERRTALAMRWLISFARARGEKTMAERLAAELILASKGEGNAIKKKEDTHRMAEANRAFAHYRW; from the coding sequence GTGAGCCGTCGCAATTCTGCGGTGAAGCGCACCGTTCCACCGGATCCGCGCTACGACAGCCAGACGGTGTCGAAGTTCGTCAGCAACCTGATGAACGACGGCAAGAAGAGCCTCGCCGAGGGGATCTTCTACAAGGCAATGGACATGATTGAAGAGCGCACCGGTCAGCCGGGTGTGGCGGTCTTCAAGCAGGCAGTCAACAACACCAAGCCCGCGGTCGAGGTGAAGAGCCGTCGCGTTGGTGGTGCGTCGCTGCAGGTGCCGGTCGAAGTGCGTCCCGAGCGCCGCACGGCGCTGGCGATGCGCTGGCTGATCAGCTTTGCGCGGGCCCGTGGTGAGAAGACGATGGCGGAGCGGTTGGCGGCGGAACTGATCCTGGCCAGCAAGGGCGAGGGCAACGCCATCAAGAAGAAGGAAGACACGCACCGGATGGCCGAGGCCAACCGCGCGTTCGCTCACTACCGCTGGTAG
- the rpsL gene encoding 30S ribosomal protein S12 gives MPTINQLLRHGRSEPIYKGKAPHLQGNPQKRGVCTRVYTTTPKKPNSALRKVAKVRLTNGIEVIAYIPGEGHNLQEHSIVMIRGGRVKDLPGVRYHILRGTLDAAGVNDRRQSRSKYGAKRPKAGAAATGKGGKK, from the coding sequence ATGCCGACGATCAACCAGCTCCTCCGTCACGGCCGCTCAGAGCCCATCTACAAGGGCAAGGCGCCGCATCTTCAGGGAAACCCGCAGAAGCGGGGCGTGTGCACGCGCGTGTACACCACCACGCCGAAGAAGCCGAACTCGGCTCTCCGGAAGGTCGCCAAGGTGCGCCTGACGAACGGGATCGAAGTGATCGCGTACATCCCGGGTGAAGGTCACAACCTGCAGGAACACTCGATCGTCATGATTCGTGGTGGCCGTGTGAAGGACCTGCCGGGTGTGCGCTACCACATCCTCCGCGGCACGCTCGACGCCGCCGGCGTGAACGACCGTCGCCAGAGCCGCTCCAAGTACGGCGCCAAGCGCCCGAAGGCCGGCGCGGCTGCTACGGGCAAGGGAGGTAAGAAGTGA